A stretch of Motacilla alba alba isolate MOTALB_02 chromosome 18, Motacilla_alba_V1.0_pri, whole genome shotgun sequence DNA encodes these proteins:
- the TMEM100 gene encoding transmembrane protein 100: MTNEPIKEILGTPKHPDSVPTEKSNNNDCVITTIPLVSECQLTAATGGAELSCYRCTIPFGVVILIAGIVVTAVAYIFNSHGSIISVFGLVLLSSGLVLLASSTVCWKIRQHKKKAKRRESQTALVANQRTLFG, encoded by the coding sequence ATGACAAATGAACCTATCAAAGAGATCCTGGGCACCCCAAAGCACCCTGATTCTGTACCCACAGAGAAGAGTAACAACAATGACTGTGTGATAACCACCATTCCTCTGGTCAGTGAGTGCCAGCTGACGGCAGCCACGGGgggagcagagctctcctgctACCGCTGCACCATTCCCTTCGGCGTGGTCATCCTGATAGCTGGCATCGTGGTCACTGCCGTGGCATACATCTTCAACTCCCATGGATCCATCATCTCTGTCTTTGGGCTGGTCCTCTTGTCCTCAGGACTTGTTCTGCTGGCTTCCAGCACCGTGTGCTGGAAGATCAGGCAGcacaagaagaaagcaaagaggCGGGAGAGCCAGACAGCGCTTGTGGCAAACCAGCGAACCTTGTTCGGTTAA